One segment of Ficedula albicollis isolate OC2 chromosome 2, FicAlb1.5, whole genome shotgun sequence DNA contains the following:
- the ZNF706 gene encoding zinc finger protein 706 → MARGQQKIQSQQKNAKKQAEQKKKQGHDQKAAAKAALIYTCTVCRTQMPDPKTFKQHFESKHPKTPLPPELADVQA, encoded by the exons ATGGCTCGTGGACAGCAGAAGATTCAGTCGCAgcagaaaaatgccaaaaagCAAGCtgagcaaaaaaagaaacaaggacATGATCAGAaggctgcagccaaggctgcctTGATATATACCTGCACTGTCTGTAGG ACTCAAATGCCGGATCCCAAGACCTTCAAACAGCACTTTGAAAGCAAGCATCCTAAGACTCCACTTCCTCCAGAATTGGCTGATGTTCAGGCATAA